The Sulfobacillus thermosulfidooxidans genome segment CGATGAATCCAGCCTCGAAAGTCTGTTGTCGGTTGTTCCTCAAGCCTTAGCCGTTTTTCAACCGGATCTCATTGTGAGTCAACATGGCTGCGACGGACATTTTTGGGATCCGTTAACCGATTTATTGGCCTCTACCTATTTTTATGCCCAAGTTCCGTTGCTCGTGGATTCCTGGGCACACCAATTTAGCCAAGGGCGCTGGATTGCCGTAGGCGGTGGCGGGTATGAACTGTTACGGGTTGTGCCCCGGGCATGGACGTTATTATGGGCGCAAATGATTCACCAGCCTTTAGCCGATTCCGCCATGATTCCGTCTTCGTGGCTGGAACAGTGGCAATCTTCTTCTCCGCAACCCTTACCTCGTAACTTCTTGGACCCCATGGAAGTTCGGCCGACCACGCCAGGATCCTTCGCGATAGCCCAACAAAACCGCCAAACCATTTACCATCTCAAACAACTTGTTTCTTGGTTGCAATAACCTTGGATCAACAATATTAAAAAAATTTAACAGATTCTTATGTTAAGTCCATATCATCCAAAACAAACCGTGCTATAATGTAATTGACAAATATGTGAATGATTTCACAAGGAGGAATAATGATGACTCACTCCAACGAAGAATTGTGCCCGGTTTGCCACCAATATCCCGTACGATATCAAACGCTAAAAATTACTGGAGATGTTTACGCAATTTGTGACAATTACCCCGAATGTTCTTATGTTAGCCGGCTTGAAACCCCGGCACAAGATTGGGCAACCATGCGGCCTTCTGCCTAAATCTCAAAATCTTGACTTCATGGCAAAACACCCCACCATCACGGCGGGGTGTTTTGCGGTGCAGGGATTTAATCCGTAACCGCCCCTTGGCTGCTGCTCGACACTAGTTTACGGTATTTGGCCAGAACGCCATGCGTATATTTCGGAGTGGGCGGTTGCCACTTTTGACGACGGCGTTCAATTTCTTCCTCGGGCACATTAAGTTGTAAAAGACGTTTGTCCGCATCAATGGTAATAGAATCCCCTTCTTGGACTAAAGCGATCGTCCCCCCAACATAGGCTTCAGGGGCTACGTGTCCCACCACTAAACCATATGTGCCTCCAGAAAACCGTCCATCCGTAATCAGCCCCACGCTATCTCCTAGGCCCGCGCCAATTAAGGCTGATGTGGGAGACAACATTTCCCGCATTCCGGGTCCTCCCTTGGGCCCTTCATAACGAATGACAATCACGTCACCGGGATGAATCTGATTAGACAAGATCGCTTCCATGCAGGATTCTTCTGAATCAAACACGCGAGCCGGACCGGTAATATGGTGTTGCTTAATTCCCGAAATCTTGGCTACCGCCCCTTCTTCCGCCAAATTCCCCTTAAGAATGCTTAAATGGCCACTCGGGTAGACCGGATTACTCCAGGAATGAATCACATCTTGATCAGCCCGGGGTTCAGGAGGAACGTCTTGCAACAAATCTCCTAATGTTTCACCAGTAATGGTTAGGACATCGCCATGAAGGAGTCCCCGGTCCAACAACATGCGCATCACTTGCGGAATGCCTCCGGCCCGGTGAAGGTCGGTAGCCACATAACGACCTGAGGGTTTGAGGTCACATAATACCGGCACACGCTGCCGAATGACCTCAAAATCATCGAGACTTAAGGGCACTTCCGCGGCGTGAGCAATCGCTAACAGATGCAAGACCGCATTGGTTGAACCGCCTAAAGCCATAACAACCGATATCGCATTTTCAAAAGCTTTTCGGGTCAACAAATCCCGGGGACGAATATTCTTCTTAATCGCATTAACCAATATCTTGGCCGACAACTCGGCACTATCCGCTTTTTCATCATCTTCCGCCGTCATCGTAGAGGAATATGGAGCGCTAATGCCCATCGCTTCAAACACAGAAGACATCGTATTGGCGGTATACATTCCCCCACAAGAGCCCGCGCCAGGACAGGCACGCCGTTCAACTTCAAGCAGTTCTTGATAGTCAATGCGCTGGGCAACATATTCTCCCACCGCTTCAAAACTACTGACAATGGTTAAATCACGTCCCCGGTAATGTCCCGGTTTAATCGTTCCCCCATAGACGAAAATGGCAGGAATATTCATGCGGGCAAACGCTATCATGGCCCCAGGCATGTTCTTGTCGCATCCGCCAATGGCCAAAACGCCATCCATACGCTGCGCTTGGCAGACCGTTTCAATGGAATCGGCAATCACTTCACGGGATACTAAGGAATAATGCATTCCTTCGGTTCCCATTGAGATTCCATCACTGACGGTCGGGATACCGAACACTTGCGGCATAGCACCCGCTTCCCGTAACGCACGTTCCGCTCGCTCCGCTAATCCTCCTAATCCGATGTTACAAGGGGTAATACTACTGAATCCATTAGCAATCCCCACAATCGGCTTTTCAAAATCGTCATCTCCAAAACCTACCGCCCGTAACATGGCACGGTTGGGAGAACGTTGAATACCTTGAGTAATTGCGCGGCTACGCAAATTTTCCATGAGCATCGTATCCTTTGTGAGTGGTATTGAGAGGCAGTTAAAATATTTTCATAGATTATACCATACACTGTTTATTCACATTGCTTTGATTTTTTTACACAAGACGACGCGCATCTATCGTGCCCCCTCGTATGGGCATGCGCATTTGTCCTCGAAAAAAACGAAAAGGCCCTTCCAGGCCTCACGTTATCAAACTTATTTTGGAACTTCCCCTTTTGGGATTACGAGACTTGTTTATCACGAAGATGAATGACAATGCGTGAATCACGTGGGGAATTTTGCGCGTTCTTCAACAGCTGGCGGCAGTAGCGCCCCGATCCATAAGCAATCGTCCATACTAATACCAGGCCGGCCCCGGCAACAACCACCACGAAAGCTATAATAATACCACTTAAGAACATCACAAAAGGCATCTGCATTTCCCCCTTTATTATAAATAACGCCACAAATGTGCTAAGGGTTTCCTCTAGACGGCCTTTTGTTGAAATTTTTATGTCATTGCGTGGCTATAGAAGATAAGACTGCAATGTATTGCGCAAATCTTTTTCGGAATGAGCGACTCGCCACTTGGGATCCTTGGGCCATAGGGGCTCAGGCACATACCATAGAGCCTGGATAAACTCAATCCCGCTTTGCCGAGCGGCTTCTTGGTCATTCATCGTATCCCCAATTAAAATAGCATCTTGAGCGGAAACATCTAATGCTTGCAGGACTTTAACGATCCCATCGGGGTGAGGTTTCGGGCGCTCAACATCCTGAGCAGTAATAATCATGGAGAAGTAATGGGATAACTGGAAATAATCAAGGGTTAAACTCGTGGTATCCCGTTCTTTATTG includes the following:
- the ilvD gene encoding dihydroxy-acid dehydratase, which codes for MENLRSRAITQGIQRSPNRAMLRAVGFGDDDFEKPIVGIANGFSSITPCNIGLGGLAERAERALREAGAMPQVFGIPTVSDGISMGTEGMHYSLVSREVIADSIETVCQAQRMDGVLAIGGCDKNMPGAMIAFARMNIPAIFVYGGTIKPGHYRGRDLTIVSSFEAVGEYVAQRIDYQELLEVERRACPGAGSCGGMYTANTMSSVFEAMGISAPYSSTMTAEDDEKADSAELSAKILVNAIKKNIRPRDLLTRKAFENAISVVMALGGSTNAVLHLLAIAHAAEVPLSLDDFEVIRQRVPVLCDLKPSGRYVATDLHRAGGIPQVMRMLLDRGLLHGDVLTITGETLGDLLQDVPPEPRADQDVIHSWSNPVYPSGHLSILKGNLAEEGAVAKISGIKQHHITGPARVFDSEESCMEAILSNQIHPGDVIVIRYEGPKGGPGMREMLSPTSALIGAGLGDSVGLITDGRFSGGTYGLVVGHVAPEAYVGGTIALVQEGDSITIDADKRLLQLNVPEEEIERRRQKWQPPTPKYTHGVLAKYRKLVSSSSQGAVTD
- a CDS encoding HAD family hydrolase: MAVVLFDLDGTLLDTVPLITACFQKMFQKYGNTDISTEAVHKLFGPGESIIFRREFGDQWEKVLQDYLACYVQGHDQLQIESWVLQLLKELHQQHIPLAIVTNKERDTTSLTLDYFQLSHYFSMIITAQDVERPKPHPDGIVKVLQALDVSAQDAILIGDTMNDQEAARQSGIEFIQALWYVPEPLWPKDPKWRVAHSEKDLRNTLQSYLL